TATACGTAAAATATTTTTTCTACAAAATTCGGCGAGTTTCTAGAGATGCCCTATAAGCAAAGGAAAGGCGATTTGTTCATTGGCGGTATGTTCTGGGACGGAAGAGCTACCGGTTGGGAATTAGGTGACCCACTCGCCGAACAAGCTCGCGGACCTTTTCTCAATCCAGTGGAACAGAATATCGCCAGCAAGGCAGTTGTGATTAACAAGATTCGTTATGAGTCCAGCTATGCGAACTTGTTTGAAACGGTTTACGGGTCCAACGTTTGGGACAGTATAGATGTAGCTTACAACAAGGTAGCAGATGCCATCGCAGCATACGAGCGCTCATCCGAAGTAAATCCGTTTACCTCTAAGTTTGATTATTACTTGCAAGGAAAAGTAAAATTGACCAAGCAGGAAAAAGATGGAATGCGATATTTCAACACATACGGGAAATGCGCAAAATGTCACATCAGTAAACCGTACGATAAAAATACACCACCGCTGTTCACCGATTTTAGTTACGATAATTTAGGACTACCAAAGAATCCGGATAATCCGTTTTATACTCAGCCTCCAGACATAAATCCGGACGGCGCTGCTTGGATCGATAAAGGGCTTGGCGGATTTTTAGAAACAGTCCCGCAGTATTCACAGTATGCTGCTGAGAATTACGGAAAGCATAAAGTCCCTACACTACGGAATGTTGATAAAAGACCTTACGAAGGATTTGTAAAAGCTTATGGACATAATGGATTTTTTAAGAGTTTAAAAGATATCGTACATTTCTATAATACTCGTGATGTTAAGGCAACTTGGCCCCCACCGGAAGTACCTATGAATGTGAATACTGCTGAATTAGGAAATCTTCGTCTAACATCCGAAGACGAGGATGCGATTGTTGCATTCTTGAAAACGCTTAGTGATGGTTATATACTTCCAGGTTCCATCAATAAACCTTCTTTGGTCTCTGAATCACAATCTAATTCTGCTCTGCTATCTAACACGCCAAATCCATTTAATCCGAGTACTCTGATTCAATATGAGCTGGCAGCTACTCACTATGTCACTCTGAAGATATGCAATACTTTAGGACAAGAGATAATGACACTTGTGAACGAGCAACAGGAGGCAGGTCTCTATAATTCAAGATTCGATGCAAACAATTTGCCAAGCGGTGTATATTTCTACAGACTAGAAGCAAGGAATATTACTGATGCGAGTAAGAGTTTTACTCAGACAAAAAAGATGCTGTTGATAAAATAGTATCAGGTGATACTAGGTTGATTGATTTAGAGCAAACATAATTTACAAAACCTAAGAGTCAGGCGGTATCAGATCAAGGTACTGCCTGATTGTCTTTGATTTCATCTGGGACCAACCCTCGTTTTCGTTAACGTAAATTAATGCCGCCTAACTTCTACGATAACTCAATATCACATCATTGTCTCTAATTATTCGAGTTCCCAGAGCTACCACACCCATTCCACATTTGCTGAGCTTCTCAAGAATCTTATAATGTGATATTATTTGATCTACCATTTTTACTGAAGAAATATCAGTAAAATGTAGGAATAACTTAGTGAAGTATCGAGATCGTGTTTTGACTCATCCAATTTGAATTTCCAATACAGCTTTCGTATCTTGATAGCATAACTATCGAGACATTAAATGGTAAAAACGATTCGGGTAAATCTTCAAAGTTCAGGTGATAATTCTTACGATATCATTGTTGGTATCACCCTTGCAGCCATTGCAAGCGAATTTGCAAGATGGAAATATTTCTCAAAATATTTCATCATAACCGACTCAAACGTCAAACGATTCTATGGTGATGATTTTCTTAAAACACTTCGGTCAAACAAAA
The sequence above is drawn from the Bacteroidota bacterium genome and encodes:
- a CDS encoding cytochrome c peroxidase translates to MPYKQRKGDLFIGGMFWDGRATGWELGDPLAEQARGPFLNPVEQNIASKAVVINKIRYESSYANLFETVYGSNVWDSIDVAYNKVADAIAAYERSSEVNPFTSKFDYYLQGKVKLTKQEKDGMRYFNTYGKCAKCHISKPYDKNTPPLFTDFSYDNLGLPKNPDNPFYTQPPDINPDGAAWIDKGLGGFLETVPQYSQYAAENYGKHKVPTLRNVDKRPYEGFVKAYGHNGFFKSLKDIVHFYNTRDVKATWPPPEVPMNVNTAELGNLRLTSEDEDAIVAFLKTLSDGYILPGSINKPSLVSESQSNSALLSNTPNPFNPSTLIQYELAATHYVTLKICNTLGQEIMTLVNEQQEAGLYNSRFDANNLPSGVYFYRLEARNITDASKSFTQTKKMLLIK